In Acidobacteriota bacterium, the sequence GGTACTCTTTCCGAATCGCTTCAGCAAACCGCTTTGCTTCTTCCAGGTTCGGTGTTGAAGTTTCGCACCAGATCAAATCGGCGTACGGCGCGTAGGCCAAACCGCGAGCAATGGCGGTGTCGAGGCCGCTCCTGATGCGGTAAAAGCCTTCTGCGGTTCGTTCACCGGTCATAAACCGATGATCAGCCGGATCAACGTCGCTGGTCAGCAACTGAGCGCTATCGGCGTCAGTGCGTGCAATCACCAGCGAGGGGACGTTCATCACGTCAGCGGCAAGCCGGGCCGCTGTCAGGATCCGAATGAAATGGCTGGTTGGAACCAGAACCTTTCCACCCAGGTGACCACATTTCTTTTCCGAAGCAAGCTGGTCTTCAAAGTGAACCCCAGCCGCGCCGGCTTCGATCATCGCTTTCATCAGTTCATATGCGTGCAACGGGCCGCCAAATCCAGCTTCTGCGTCTGCAACAATAGGTGCCAGCCAATAGGTACCATCTTTTCCTTCAGAGTGGTAAATTTGGTCGGCCCGAAGCAACGTCTGGTTGATACGACGTACAACACTTGGAACACTGTTTGAAGGATACAAACTCTGGTCTGGATACATTTGCCCGGCTAAATTTGCGTCTGCTGCGACCTGCCAACCGCTGAGGTAAATTGCCTTGAGCCCAGCTTTGACCTGTTGCATGGCTTGATTCCCAGTTAAGGCACCCAACGCATGCACATAATCCTCGGTGTTCAACAGGTCCCACAACCGCTTGGCACCCAGCTCCGCCAGTGAATATTTGATTTCAACGGTATTGCGCAGCTTCAACACATCTTCCGGGGTATAAGGCCGGTCAATTCCAGCCCAGCGTTCGTTGGTTTTCCAGTTTTCATACATCTCGTAAACGGTCATAAGTTTTGTATCCTTTCCAGCGTAAGTAAATTCTTCTTTTACTGGTACTTCGACGTTGTACTTCGATCAAAAAATTAAAATAAAGACGTGGGCAGCAAGTACAATTCGAGGAGGCACCAGACACTCCAGCATCAGAATCAGGAGGCGAAATCTGATGACAAACTTAGAAAATCAGGGAATTCTTCTTTGGTGAAGAGCGCTTCGGCATCTTCACGAGCTTTTAGAAAACCGGCGATGACGGCTTCAACTCTTGCTTCAGGCGCGCCGGTCATCTCTTCACGGATTTCAGTCACGATCCGGTTGTATTCTTCTTCAAAGACCTGTTTGATCAGTTCGGGTGTGACCACCTGGCCGTCGTCAAGCGTCACCCGGTTGTGGAGCCACTGCCAGGTCTGGGCGCGTGAAATTTCCAGGGTGGCCAGATCTTCCATCAAATTATCCCAGGCCACGCAGCCGATATCCTGGTT encodes:
- the aceA gene encoding isocitrate lyase, which gives rise to MTVYEMYENWKTNERWAGIDRPYTPEDVLKLRNTVEIKYSLAELGAKRLWDLLNTEDYVHALGALTGNQAMQQVKAGLKAIYLSGWQVAADANLAGQMYPDQSLYPSNSVPSVVRRINQTLLRADQIYHSEGKDGTYWLAPIVADAEAGFGGPLHAYELMKAMIEAGAAGVHFEDQLASEKKCGHLGGKVLVPTSHFIRILTAARLAADVMNVPSLVIARTDADSAQLLTSDVDPADHRFMTGERTAEGFYRIRSGLDTAIARGLAYAPYADLIWCETSTPNLEEAKRFAEAIRKEYPGKMLAYNCSPSFNWEAKLDSATIARFQRELGAMGYKFQFVTLAGFHSLNYSMFNLAQGYRDRGMAAYSELQRAEFASEIDGYTATKHQREVGTGYFDKVSEIISNGTSSTRAMAGSTEIEQFV